The sequence CTGGCCGTGTGCTCCGGGTTTGCGTCTCAACATAGGGAGCATCTAACGACTTGTGATTAATGCAGATACCGTTGACTGACGCGACGAAGTGCAACCCGGAGCTCGCGCTGAAGCTGCAAGCGGGCATCTGGATGGCTGAGGACCTCACTCCCCATGACGCCGACGCGAGCGCGCCGCTCGTCGGCTCAACCTCGTAGACATGCTAGCAGGATCTCAGGCCCCGCCAGCGGGACTGCCCGGGCAGCCGGAACCTGCGTACGCCGACTCGCTGGCTATGGTCTGCCACGACCTGCGTACGCCGCTGGCGGCAATCAAAGAGGCACTGGCGCTGCTGACGGAGACCGCAACCAGCCAGCTCGACGACCGTCAGCACCGCTACCTGGCCGTTGCCCGCGAGGAGATCAACCGGCTCAACCGGATGATCGACGACCTTGTTGAAGTTTCCCGAATGGAATCAGGCAAGGTTGTCCTGCATCCCAAGGCGGTGGACTTGTCCGAACTGCTCTCCGCTGCGACTGAGAGCCTGTCGCCGCTTGCGGGCAAGCGCAACCTGACAATCCGGCGCGACGTGCCGTCACTCCTGCCGCAGGTGACCGGTGACCGCGATCAACTGCTCCGCGTCTTCGGCAACCTCCTCGACAATGCCATTAAGCATTCGCCTGTGGGCGGGACGGTTCGCGTGGGGATAACCCCTGTAGACCCGCGCTCGGGCGCACCTGCCGGAGATGGTAGCACTGCTCGCGACGGCTACGTCCAGGTCACGGTTTCGAACGACGGCCCCGGTATCCCGCCAGAGGCAATCGACCGGATCTTCGAGAAGTTCGAGCGTGCGGACTCGCGCTGCCCGGGAAGCGGGTTGGGCCTGGCAGTAGTCCGCTCGATAGTTGAGATGCACCACGGCAGGGTCTGGGCGGAAAGCACCTCAGGCCAGGGGGCGCGGTTCCAGTTCACGCTGCCCATCAGGGAGGCTTCGTGAACACAGCCCGAGACCTTTGCGCCGGCGGCGGCCTTGCGCAGAGTTTGACTATCCCACTGGCCGCACGGTATACTGCAGTCGATGCAGCCGTGCCGAAGTCAGGACCTGACCGCAGGCGGTTCAATGACTAAGATGCGCCGCCGCAAGTTTGGGGTTCGGAGCAACTCAGGCGAGACAGCCTTGTTCGATTTCATCCTGCCAGTCAAGGAGGACGCGTGACCAACACCAAGAAGAAGATACTCGTAGTTGAGGACGATGCCGGCCTGCGTGAAATGGTCAAGAGTAGGCTCGAGAAGGAAGGGTTTGACGTAGTCACCGCGACCGATGGGTTCCAGGCCGTCGTCACGGCACGCCAGGGCGACCTCGACCTGATTGTTCTCGATTTGATACTCCCCAAGATGGACGGCTACTCGGTATGCCAGCTGCTCAAGTCGAGCGGGGCAAAGACCCCGATCATCATCCTCAGTGCCCGTTCGTCGCCGGAGGACATACGCCGAGCCCTCGACATGGGAGCGAACGCCTTTGTTCCCAAGCCGTACGACGCGCCGGTGCTGGTGAGCAAGGTCCGCGAGATCCTGTTCCCCGGGGAACAGGCCAAGACGTCGGTGGCCGCACCCGTAGCAGCTCCTCCGAAACCGGCGCCGGTAGTTGAGGCGCCGAAACCGGCTCCAGCAGCGGCGGTTATGACGCCCCCCGCCCTGGACAAAGCGAAGGCGGAACGCGAGGCGGCGGAACGGCGGGCGAAAGAGGAAGCCGAAGCCAGGGCACGTGCCGCCGACGCTGAACGCAGGCGGCAGGAAGAAGCCCGGAAGACAACGCCGACACCCACCAAGGAAGAGCTCGAACTCATAGAAGAAGAGAAGAGACTCGCCCAGAAACGAGCCAAGCTGCAGGCTGAGGCCCAGGCTCGCGCCGAAGCGGAACGGAAGCGGCAGGAAGAAGAACAGAAACTCGCGGCGCAGCGCGCCCGCGAGGAAGCCGAAGCCAAGGCTCGCGCCGAAGCCGAACGTAAGCGCAGGGAAGAGGAAGAGAGACTTGCCGCGCAGCGCGCCAAGGAAGAGGCCGATGCCAAGGCTCGCGCCGAGGCCGAACGCAAACGCCGGGAAGAAGAACAGAAGATCGCGGCGCAGCGCGCTCGCGAGGAAGCTGAAGCCAAGGCCCGCGCCGAAGCCGAGCGCAGGAAGCGTGAGGAAGAGGAACGCAGAATCGCCGCCCAGCGGGCCAAGGAAGAAGCCGAAGCCAGGGCTCGCGCCGAGGCCGAACGCAAACGCCGGGAAGAAGAACAGAGGATCGCGGCGCAGCGCGCCAAGGAAGAAGCCGAGGCCAAAGCGCGCGTTGAGGCGGAACGCAGGAAGAAGGAAGAGGAACGAAGACTCGCCGAGCAACGCGCCCGCGAGGAAGCCGAAGCCAAGGCTCGCGCCGAAGCCGAACGCAAGCGGAAAGAAGAAGAAGCTCGCCGACTCGCCGAGCAGCGAGCCCGCGAGGAAGCCGAGGCTCGGGCACGCTCAGAGGCCGAGATCAAGCGGCTCGATGAGCAGGAACGCAGACTCGCCCAGCAACGCGAGAAGGACGACGCCAAGACCAAATCCCGCTTCGACGGAGAACGGCGAAAACTCGAGGAAGAGGAGCGAAAGCTCGCCGAGAGACGGGCGCAGTTTGAAGCCCAGGTGAAAGCCTACGCTGATGAGGATCGCAAGCGCAAGGATGAGGAACGGAAACTCGCCGAGAAGCGCGGGCAACTTGAAGCCCAGGTGAAGGCCTACGCCGAAGCGGAACGCAAACGGAGAGAAGAGGAACAGCGGATCGCTGCGCAGCGCGCCAAGGAAGAAGCTGAGGCCAGAGCACGGGCCGAAGCAGAACGCAAGCGGAAAGAGGAAGAGGAGCGCCGGAGACGGGAAGAGGAGCAGCGAGCCAAAGAGGAAGCCGAGGCCAGGGCACGCGCCGAAGCAGAACGGAAGCGAATCGAGGAAGAGGAGCACAAACTGGCCGAGAAGCGTGCCCGCCTCCAGGCCGATGCCAAGGCACGCGCTGATGAGGAGCGCAAGGTGGCCGAGCGGCGAGCCAAAGAGGAAACCGAGGCCAAG comes from candidate division WOR-3 bacterium and encodes:
- a CDS encoding response regulator, with the protein product MTNTKKKILVVEDDAGLREMVKSRLEKEGFDVVTATDGFQAVVTARQGDLDLIVLDLILPKMDGYSVCQLLKSSGAKTPIIILSARSSPEDIRRALDMGANAFVPKPYDAPVLVSKVREILFPGEQAKTSVAAPVAAPPKPAPVVEAPKPAPAAAVMTPPALDKAKAEREAAERRAKEEAEARARAADAERRRQEEARKTTPTPTKEELELIEEEKRLAQKRAKLQAEAQARAEAERKRQEEEQKLAAQRAREEAEAKARAEAERKRREEEERLAAQRAKEEADAKARAEAERKRREEEQKIAAQRAREEAEAKARAEAERRKREEEERRIAAQRAKEEAEARARAEAERKRREEEQRIAAQRAKEEAEAKARVEAERRKKEEERRLAEQRAREEAEAKARAEAERKRKEEEARRLAEQRAREEAEARARSEAEIKRLDEQERRLAQQREKDDAKTKSRFDGERRKLEEEERKLAERRAQFEAQVKAYADEDRKRKDEERKLAEKRGQLEAQVKAYAEAERKRREEEQRIAAQRAKEEAEARARAEAERKRKEEEERRRREEEQRAKEEAEARARAEAERKRIEEEEHKLAEKRARLQADAKARADEERKVAERRAKEETEAKARAEAERKRLEEEERLLAEHRAKEEAEAKARAEAERKLAEMRANETAKAKARAEKERQVAEQRAKLEAETKARTEAQRKRTQEEAEAKARAEALQRECEEEERKLAERKARLEAEAKARADKNRKA
- a CDS encoding HAMP domain-containing histidine kinase; its protein translation is MLAGSQAPPAGLPGQPEPAYADSLAMVCHDLRTPLAAIKEALALLTETATSQLDDRQHRYLAVAREEINRLNRMIDDLVEVSRMESGKVVLHPKAVDLSELLSAATESLSPLAGKRNLTIRRDVPSLLPQVTGDRDQLLRVFGNLLDNAIKHSPVGGTVRVGITPVDPRSGAPAGDGSTARDGYVQVTVSNDGPGIPPEAIDRIFEKFERADSRCPGSGLGLAVVRSIVEMHHGRVWAESTSGQGARFQFTLPIREAS